In Desulfopila inferna, a single window of DNA contains:
- a CDS encoding AMP-binding protein, with amino-acid sequence MDERSHLLQYSIPQLLRWRVKETGEKVALREKDFGCWNSITWNEYYDAVRKTGLGLRKIGFDKEDKIAIISDNIPEALYMAIGAQAVGGISAAIYQTSLPEEISGILNYLNVSIVFCNDQEQVDKVAEIRDTIPQVKKIIYEDPRGMRNYQSDSWFMSVKDLYRLGDEYHQEHPQNFDDLVDKGDPDDVCHFCLTSGTTGLPKGAMLTHRNYINMGLQLTEVDPLEDTDEYVSFLPFAWIGEQMNSFGVAMATGIAINFPESVETSMEDLKEIGPHFMFGAPRIYETIRSQIWLKMDESYWLNRTVYTFFMKIGEEAARYRMTGRPMPGKLRVLAWLGKQMIFRPLVNQIGFLRLRRAYTGGAALGPELFTFYQALGVNLKQIYGQTEIVGIAYMHRDGDVRPDTVGKPLPGTECRISDAGEILSRSASVTPGYYNLPEKTAELLEGGWLHSGDAGYIDENGHLVVIDRISDVMHTQKGEMFSPMFLENRLKFSPYIKEAVIFGDKREYIAALINVDPIVVGKWAEDRGISFSTYMELSTRPEVAELIQDAVAKINRNAEQSHFRIHRFALLYKLLDMDDGELTKTGKIRRKFVREKYADLYEALYDKEVTEKKVEAFYQYQDGQTTTVNTTIHFYTMEDR; translated from the coding sequence ATGGACGAGAGAAGCCACTTACTGCAGTACAGTATTCCTCAGCTCCTGCGCTGGCGGGTCAAGGAAACCGGAGAGAAAGTCGCCTTGCGGGAAAAGGATTTCGGCTGCTGGAATAGTATTACCTGGAATGAATATTATGATGCCGTGCGCAAGACCGGGCTTGGATTACGAAAAATCGGTTTTGACAAGGAAGATAAGATTGCCATTATCAGTGATAATATTCCGGAAGCACTCTATATGGCCATCGGTGCCCAGGCTGTGGGGGGAATTTCGGCGGCAATATACCAGACAAGCCTTCCCGAAGAGATTAGCGGTATTCTCAATTACCTCAATGTCAGCATCGTCTTCTGCAACGATCAGGAACAGGTAGATAAGGTCGCGGAGATTCGGGATACGATTCCTCAGGTAAAAAAGATCATCTACGAAGATCCCCGGGGAATGCGGAACTATCAGAGCGATAGCTGGTTCATGTCCGTCAAAGATCTCTACAGGCTGGGGGATGAATACCATCAGGAGCATCCGCAGAACTTTGATGATCTGGTCGATAAGGGGGACCCCGACGATGTCTGCCATTTTTGCCTGACCTCCGGCACCACAGGGTTGCCCAAAGGAGCAATGCTGACTCATCGCAACTATATAAATATGGGGCTCCAGCTCACCGAAGTCGATCCGCTGGAGGACACCGATGAATATGTTTCTTTTCTGCCTTTTGCCTGGATAGGGGAGCAGATGAATTCCTTCGGCGTGGCGATGGCCACCGGAATTGCCATCAACTTTCCGGAGTCCGTCGAGACCAGCATGGAGGATCTCAAAGAAATCGGGCCGCATTTCATGTTCGGCGCTCCCCGTATTTATGAAACAATCCGCTCTCAGATCTGGTTGAAAATGGACGAGTCATACTGGTTGAATCGCACCGTTTATACCTTTTTCATGAAGATAGGAGAAGAGGCCGCCCGCTATCGTATGACGGGCCGGCCGATGCCCGGCAAACTTCGGGTTTTGGCCTGGCTCGGCAAGCAGATGATCTTCCGTCCTCTGGTCAACCAGATCGGTTTTCTCCGGCTGCGCCGAGCCTATACCGGTGGCGCCGCTTTGGGACCGGAGCTCTTTACCTTTTATCAGGCCCTCGGGGTCAATCTCAAGCAGATTTACGGCCAGACCGAAATTGTCGGCATTGCCTACATGCATCGCGATGGCGACGTGCGGCCCGACACCGTCGGCAAGCCTCTGCCGGGAACGGAATGCAGGATTTCCGATGCAGGTGAAATATTGTCGCGTTCCGCCTCGGTTACTCCGGGGTATTACAACCTGCCGGAAAAGACGGCAGAGCTGCTCGAGGGTGGTTGGCTGCATTCCGGAGATGCCGGCTATATCGATGAAAATGGCCATCTGGTGGTTATTGATCGTATTTCCGATGTGATGCACACCCAGAAAGGGGAGATGTTCAGCCCGATGTTTCTGGAGAATCGCTTGAAGTTCAGCCCCTACATCAAAGAGGCGGTGATCTTCGGGGATAAACGGGAATATATTGCCGCGCTTATCAATGTAGATCCTATTGTGGTCGGCAAATGGGCCGAGGACAGAGGGATATCGTTCAGCACCTACATGGAGCTTTCGACGCGGCCGGAAGTAGCCGAGCTTATCCAGGATGCGGTGGCGAAAATCAACCGGAATGCCGAACAGAGCCATTTCCGGATTCACCGTTTCGCGCTGTTATACAAGCTGCTCGATATGGATGACGGCGAACTTACCAAGACGGGCAAAATCAGGAGAAAGTTCGTTCGCGAAAAGTATGCCGATTTGTACGAAGCCCTCTACGACAAAGAGGTAACGGAGAAAAAGGTCGAGGCCTTCTATCAGTATCAGGACGGCCAGACAACCACGGTGAACACAACCATCCACTTTTACACAATGGAAGATCGATGA
- a CDS encoding branched-chain amino acid ABC transporter permease has protein sequence MSYFFQLVVSGIVVGSIYALSALGFVLIYKSSRVLNIAHGQIIAAGAFITYALTVWMGIPIYLSFPMSMIATFFLAMSVERIFLRRLIGEPIISVIMVTIGLMSILDGLIYLTPFGSENFSFPSFLPTAPLAFGGVSISWTQLVGVGVTIVLIAGFSWFFKKSTVGISMRAVSDDQLASMSIGISVPRVFGLAWAMAGLSAAAAGGIIGNITGLNFETLHAFGIVVFPVVILGGLDSILGAVVAGIIMGLIQQFAGGYLDGNWGLNGTGQVLPYIILLIILLFKPHGLFGIHEIERV, from the coding sequence ATGAGCTATTTTTTTCAGCTGGTGGTCAGCGGCATTGTGGTCGGATCGATTTACGCCCTCTCGGCTCTCGGATTCGTCCTGATTTACAAATCCAGCAGGGTGCTCAACATAGCCCATGGCCAGATCATTGCCGCCGGCGCCTTTATTACCTATGCCCTGACGGTATGGATGGGTATTCCTATTTATCTCTCCTTTCCGATGAGCATGATTGCCACATTCTTTCTGGCCATGAGCGTTGAGAGGATTTTTCTGCGCCGCCTGATCGGTGAGCCGATCATCTCCGTGATCATGGTGACCATCGGCCTGATGTCCATTCTTGACGGGCTCATTTACCTTACTCCATTTGGTTCGGAAAACTTTTCTTTCCCAAGTTTTCTGCCGACCGCCCCTCTTGCCTTTGGAGGCGTGTCCATTTCATGGACACAACTGGTGGGTGTGGGAGTCACCATTGTACTGATCGCCGGATTTTCCTGGTTTTTTAAAAAGTCAACGGTAGGCATCTCCATGAGAGCGGTGTCGGATGATCAGCTGGCCTCCATGTCCATCGGTATCTCGGTGCCGCGGGTCTTTGGACTGGCCTGGGCCATGGCCGGACTGAGCGCTGCCGCGGCAGGCGGAATCATCGGCAATATAACCGGGTTGAATTTTGAAACACTGCACGCTTTTGGCATCGTCGTTTTTCCCGTGGTTATCCTGGGCGGACTGGACTCGATCCTCGGAGCCGTGGTAGCCGGCATAATCATGGGTCTGATTCAGCAGTTTGCCGGTGGCTATCTCGACGGTAATTGGGGATTGAACGGGACTGGACAGGTTTTACCATACATAATTCTTCTCATTATCCTGCTTTTTAAACCCCACGGTTTGTTCGGGATCCATGAAATAGAACGGGTATAA
- a CDS encoding ABC transporter ATP-binding protein translates to MTKLIVSDVTLTFGGLNALTEVNITIEPGIITSIIGPNGAGKTSILNCISGFYHPTKGDIHYGERNLTNASPHQISSMGIARAFQNLELFRGLSVLDNLLLARHQNLRYSLFHALVYFGKTSRIEAENRAFVEKVIDFMELELYRKSMVGNLSYGVQKRVEVARALTLAPQLLLLDEPMAGMNIEEKEDIVRFILDLKKEWDITIVLVEHDLGVVMDISDQIYVLDFGELIGSGSPEEVAADPTVIEAYIGEE, encoded by the coding sequence ATGACGAAATTAATTGTTTCCGATGTTACTCTCACATTTGGCGGTCTGAACGCGCTCACCGAGGTCAATATAACCATTGAACCCGGGATCATCACCTCGATTATCGGACCGAACGGTGCCGGCAAAACAAGTATTCTCAACTGCATCTCCGGATTCTATCATCCTACCAAAGGAGATATACACTATGGTGAGCGCAACCTGACCAATGCATCTCCCCATCAGATCTCCAGTATGGGTATTGCCAGAGCCTTTCAGAACCTTGAATTGTTCAGAGGACTCTCGGTTCTCGACAACCTCCTTCTCGCCCGCCATCAGAACCTGCGCTATTCTCTGTTTCACGCGCTTGTCTATTTCGGCAAGACGTCAAGAATCGAGGCCGAGAATCGGGCCTTTGTCGAAAAGGTTATCGACTTTATGGAGCTGGAGCTCTATCGGAAAAGTATGGTCGGCAATCTGAGTTACGGGGTCCAGAAACGTGTGGAGGTAGCGCGGGCGCTGACCTTGGCGCCCCAGCTCCTGCTTCTGGACGAACCCATGGCGGGAATGAATATCGAGGAAAAGGAAGACATCGTACGCTTTATCCTTGATCTGAAGAAAGAGTGGGACATTACCATAGTTCTGGTAGAGCATGATCTGGGCGTTGTCATGGATATCTCGGATCAGATTTACGTTCTTGATTTCGGCGAACTGATCGGCTCCGGCAGCCCGGAAGAGGTTGCGGCTGATCCTACAGTTATTGAAGCCTATATTGGAGAAGAGTAA
- a CDS encoding ABC transporter ATP-binding protein yields MRETEKQLEVNNIEVVYNDIIQVLRGVSLSVPTGSIVALLGTNGAGKTTTLRAVSGLLKPENGFIREGYIKFQGKDITNLLGTHVVKLGAVMVPEGRRVFKHLSVDENIKVGSITRQDGAQRIKEDHARMYSHFPRLSNITHRMAGYCSGGEQQMIAIARALMAAPQMLMLDEPSLGLAPLLVKEIFENIKLINRELNTTILVVEQNAKIALDISDYAYIMESGRIVLEGSSKELQENPDVKEFYMGITRGGGRKSFKEVKSYKRRKRWM; encoded by the coding sequence ATGAGAGAAACTGAAAAACAGCTGGAAGTGAATAATATTGAAGTTGTCTACAATGATATTATTCAGGTCTTGCGCGGCGTCAGCCTGAGTGTTCCCACCGGTAGTATTGTCGCCCTGCTGGGTACCAACGGAGCCGGGAAAACCACGACACTGCGGGCCGTCAGCGGGCTATTGAAGCCGGAAAATGGATTTATCCGCGAAGGATATATCAAATTCCAGGGTAAAGATATTACCAACCTGCTCGGCACTCATGTGGTCAAGCTTGGAGCCGTCATGGTGCCGGAAGGACGGCGGGTTTTCAAGCATCTGAGCGTCGATGAGAATATCAAGGTCGGCTCTATAACACGGCAGGATGGGGCGCAGCGGATCAAGGAAGATCATGCCCGCATGTACAGCCATTTCCCCCGTCTTTCGAATATTACTCACCGTATGGCCGGCTATTGCTCCGGTGGTGAACAGCAGATGATCGCAATTGCCAGAGCGCTGATGGCGGCGCCGCAAATGCTGATGCTCGATGAACCCTCTCTGGGGCTCGCTCCCTTGCTGGTCAAGGAGATTTTCGAGAATATCAAGCTGATAAACCGTGAATTAAACACTACTATTTTAGTAGTGGAGCAAAATGCCAAGATCGCCCTGGATATCTCGGATTATGCCTACATCATGGAATCCGGCAGGATCGTACTGGAAGGTTCTTCCAAAGAGCTCCAGGAAAATCCAGATGTTAAAGAGTTTTATATGGGTATAACCAGAGGTGGTGGAAGAAAGTCGTTTAAAGAAGTCAAATCCTATAAGAGGCGGAAACGCTGGATGTAA
- a CDS encoding branched-chain amino acid ABC transporter permease, whose protein sequence is MSSNRWLATGNYFTSYREEQRIFFSNLDRSVMCLFIFLLFAWPLLFEVSNKYMLVIDNILVAIIAVMGLNLVTGFAGLISIGHAAFVGVGAYTIASFARVLGDTHVLIIHGWPLMILLSGCMGALFGALVGLPALRLKHLYLAIATLSFQMIFEWVIKFMNFFNQGQTIPIGRVFWLNGKVMRDDHYLFWYYAILFVIVFLGFGVRNLLRTRYGRCLVAVRDNDRAADAMGMHPGFTKVYAFALAGFLAGVAGALHAYLYRGAGIDSFTLHHSINYLAMAIVGGLGTLHGSFWGPVAIKVLDLQVERLSEWAGSYLTTSTNLTTALKPLSFGLVIVLFLMFEPRGIANWWRIARSYVKLWPFRY, encoded by the coding sequence ATGTCATCAAATCGCTGGCTGGCTACTGGAAATTATTTTACCTCCTACCGGGAGGAGCAGAGGATCTTTTTCTCCAATCTGGACAGGTCGGTGATGTGCCTTTTCATCTTTCTTCTTTTTGCCTGGCCTCTTCTCTTCGAGGTAAGTAACAAGTATATGCTGGTTATAGATAATATTCTTGTGGCCATCATCGCCGTCATGGGCCTGAACCTGGTAACAGGATTCGCCGGTTTGATCTCAATCGGGCATGCCGCCTTTGTGGGAGTCGGCGCTTATACTATCGCTTCCTTCGCCAGGGTTCTGGGAGACACCCATGTTCTTATCATCCACGGCTGGCCGCTGATGATTCTGCTCTCCGGCTGTATGGGTGCGCTGTTTGGAGCGCTTGTCGGCCTGCCGGCATTGCGGCTCAAGCATCTTTATTTGGCCATTGCCACACTCTCTTTCCAGATGATCTTCGAGTGGGTCATCAAATTCATGAATTTTTTCAACCAGGGTCAGACCATACCGATTGGCCGGGTTTTCTGGTTGAACGGCAAGGTTATGCGCGATGATCACTATCTGTTTTGGTACTATGCCATTCTGTTTGTGATCGTCTTTCTTGGGTTCGGAGTGCGCAACCTGCTGCGCACCCGCTACGGCCGCTGTCTTGTTGCGGTGCGCGACAACGACAGGGCTGCCGATGCCATGGGCATGCACCCGGGCTTCACCAAGGTATACGCCTTTGCTCTTGCGGGTTTTCTGGCTGGAGTGGCCGGTGCGCTGCATGCCTATCTCTATCGGGGAGCCGGTATCGATTCTTTTACCCTGCATCATTCGATCAACTACCTCGCCATGGCCATTGTCGGCGGGCTGGGGACGCTGCATGGATCGTTCTGGGGACCGGTTGCTATAAAAGTACTCGATCTCCAGGTCGAGCGTCTTTCCGAGTGGGCCGGCAGTTATCTGACTACGTCAACCAATCTTACCACTGCCCTCAAGCCCTTGAGCTTTGGTTTGGTCATTGTTCTTTTTCTCATGTTTGAACCCAGGGGAATTGCCAACTGGTGGCGGATTGCACGCTCATACGTGAAGCTGTGGCCTTTCCGCTATTGA
- a CDS encoding ABC transporter substrate-binding protein, producing MKKNTINRWVLLTAASCLMALPAQAFGEVHKLGLSLAITGPTSDAGNPYAKGVEDYFNYVNDTKMLGEDRIDCTIRDDQYNNDVTKRNFEDFLDQGIVFYLNYSTGSTLSLKRDFEEEEMPTIPASFHAGNLEDSNYIFLPIASYSAQAIGLAEYIVKNHKGESAPKVAMFIHPSAFGRGPVEDVEKAVAAGLNMEIVEVVEHGKDLDNTAMLKRLKSKDVQYIISHTVQSPVATMLKDASGLGLVAGSFGEEGKFTFLGAHYTGGNDLVALAGPSSENFYWTTSYIVTSEPGKGAEMQLDLAKKYNRDEKTANSHNYANGMMVAQVATEVIRRAKEKGKEINKETLYEELQNMNGDNAFNPHTTVGPVTYSETDHAGVDTLQLYVVKDGSFKSVGEPFVPEYTAKIE from the coding sequence ATGAAAAAGAACACAATAAACAGATGGGTTTTATTGACGGCGGCATCCTGCCTGATGGCTCTTCCTGCTCAGGCCTTTGGAGAAGTCCATAAACTTGGTTTGTCTCTTGCCATTACCGGACCGACTTCGGATGCCGGTAATCCTTACGCTAAAGGGGTGGAGGATTATTTCAACTATGTCAACGACACCAAGATGCTGGGCGAGGATAGGATCGATTGCACCATTCGCGACGATCAGTACAATAATGATGTAACCAAGCGCAATTTTGAAGATTTTCTCGACCAGGGGATCGTTTTTTATCTGAATTATTCCACCGGTAGCACGCTCTCGCTGAAAAGGGATTTTGAAGAAGAAGAAATGCCTACTATTCCTGCCTCGTTTCATGCCGGAAATCTTGAAGATTCCAATTATATTTTTCTGCCTATCGCCTCTTATTCCGCTCAAGCGATTGGTCTTGCCGAGTATATTGTCAAGAATCATAAGGGAGAAAGTGCTCCGAAAGTGGCGATGTTCATTCATCCCTCCGCCTTTGGCCGAGGACCGGTCGAGGATGTGGAGAAAGCTGTTGCCGCCGGACTCAACATGGAAATCGTTGAAGTTGTCGAGCATGGCAAGGATCTGGACAATACCGCAATGCTGAAGCGTCTCAAAAGCAAGGATGTGCAGTATATAATCAGTCATACCGTCCAATCTCCGGTGGCAACAATGTTAAAAGATGCCAGTGGTCTTGGGCTCGTAGCCGGATCCTTTGGAGAAGAAGGAAAATTTACCTTTCTGGGTGCGCATTATACCGGAGGCAACGATCTGGTTGCCCTGGCGGGACCTTCATCGGAGAACTTCTATTGGACAACCTCCTATATCGTTACAAGTGAGCCTGGCAAGGGTGCGGAAATGCAGTTGGATCTGGCCAAAAAATATAACCGCGATGAAAAGACCGCCAACTCTCATAACTATGCCAACGGCATGATGGTGGCGCAGGTGGCAACGGAGGTCATCAGGCGGGCCAAGGAGAAAGGCAAGGAAATTAACAAAGAGACGCTGTATGAAGAACTCCAGAACATGAATGGCGATAATGCCTTTAATCCGCACACCACGGTGGGACCGGTAACATATTCGGAAACCGACCATGCCGGCGTTGACACTCTGCAGCTCTATGTTGTCAAAGACGGCAGTTTCAAGTCGGTAGGTGAGCCTTTCGTGCCTGAATATACAGCGAAGATCGAGTAG